A single genomic interval of Drosophila virilis strain 15010-1051.87 chromosome 2, Dvir_AGI_RSII-ME, whole genome shotgun sequence harbors:
- the mthl11 gene encoding probable G-protein coupled receptor Mth-like 11 isoform X3, whose product MLQGFYIQADNWSELLIIIMRNVAFALGILSALIAAIMADISGCDYFDTVDLTNSHKFENGTYLYEDILIPKEKVGLYDYQILFNGDREPVPEHTRGCACQIKSCVRFCCDPQKLLVKGEGICEGNINLNYSSILNITMHDGAEVEKDVMEFIVQKHLPVPCNDHLMLNAAGNENHGWTLFENGTLVRHFDGEHLSKRDYCLQPIHRPNSQLLYELQPHHCLPPTEKTNAYIQTVSIFCLAIIIVVYLYLPNFKSIHGKCCTCYFTCLTASFLMIVVVSFGWVDKKYSLICFLIGYSGYYAIMATFLWLLLINYNLWKTFNNIGVGRRSRFMNYNIFVWSVAAIFLMITCLADFLYEVDENEEDPNMFIFKPGVGLYSCWINIYDVSAMIYFYGPILLLIVCNTTFFIKTAMRIFVQNKNNKRQLKKTECQHNLRNLTKIVKRKSRTDMSHTSTSTPLTEICLLPKTERTSSERAQ is encoded by the exons ATGCTGCAAGGCTTCTACATCCAGGCGGATAACTGGAGTGAGTTATTG ataataataatgaggAATGTAGCATTTGCTCTTGGTATACTCAGTGCACTCATTGCTGCAATAATGGCAGATATTTCCGGCTGCGATTATTTTGATACTGTCGACCTTACGAATAGCCACAAATTCGAGAATGGAACATATCTATACGAGGATATATTAATACCAAAGGAGAAAGTCGGCCTATACGACTACCAGATATTGTTTAATGGGGACCGCGAGCCGGTGCCCGAGCACACAAGAGGATGTGCCTGCCAAATCAAGTCGTGTGTGCGCTTTTGTTGTGATCCTCAAAAGTTACTTGTTAAAGGAGAGGGGATATGTGAAggcaatattaatttaaactaTAGCTCTATTTTGAATATAACAATGCATGATGGCGCAGAAGTAGAAAAGGATGTTATGGAATTTATTGTGCAAAAGCATCTCCCTGTGCCTTGTAACGACCATCTAATGCTTAACGCCGCTGGAAACGAAAACCATGGTTGGACTTTGTTTGAG AACGGTACTCTGGTCCGTCATTTCGATGGAGAGCACTTATCTAAGCGTGACTATTGCCTGCAACCAATTCATCGACCGAATAGCCAGCTCCTCTATGAACTACAACCTCACCATTGCCTGCCACCAACTGAGAAGACCAACGCATATA TCCAGACGGTGTCGATATTCTGCCTGGCTATTATAATTGTGGTATACCTGTATCTGCCGAATTTTAAATCAATCCACGGAAAATGTTGCACATGTTACTTCACTTGCCTAACTGCCAGCTTCCTCatgattgttgttgtaagtTTTGGATGGGTCGACAAAAAATACAGTCTCATATGCTTTTTGATAG GTTATAGTGGCTATTATGCAATCATGGCAACATTCTTGTGGCTTTTGTTGATAAACTACAATTTGTGGAAGACATTTAACAACATTGGAGTTGGCCGAAGGTCCCGATTTATGaattacaatatttttgtttggagTGTTGCGGCCATCTTTCTTATGATTACATGCTTGGCTGATTTCTTATACGAAGTCGATGAGAATGAGGAGGAtccaaatatgtttatatttaaaccTGGCGTTGGGCTTTATTCGTGTTGGATCAATA TTTATGATGTGTCGGCTATGATCTATTTTTATGGCCCAATATTACTTTTGATTGTATGcaatacaacattttttattaaaactgCAATGCggatatttgtgcaaaataaaaataacaaacgcCAGTTGAAAAAAACGGAATGCCAGCATAACTTAAGGAATCTGACCAA AATTGTAAAAAGGAAGTCCCGAACTGATATGTCACATACGTCAACATCTACTCCACTAACTGAAATTTGTTTGCTGCCAAAAACTGAGAGAACGTCTTCAGAGCGAGCACAATAG
- the cwo gene encoding transcription factor cwo isoform X2, whose amino-acid sequence MNSCLADLSRLIPPQYQRKGRGRIEKTEIIEMAIRHLKHLQSECLQKESEYRSGYMDCMKEAAKFLYDSQMQDFCYRLLARLQEHIDEVFKADCYKSTRSCHMPDNVSASSGSPHQAYHQPLCHLREIQGASEHSSDHNDVKDLSFRNHLNQLQRSHQAAAAAVAAAAVTNASTSSTSMERQSPSKLAVGSGNGMVNGIATDNVPTNSTGSNTASSNAASSTTSTSTCHTLAKTPVAAVAIAAHQQPHQAPVITSTAPHHHTDSSQHDFESSREPLLHTDTSNMHSPPPRDSLLQQHAHLAHNHHTTDSLMSLRMRNYSESSHEIEHNNNYKYKNHIKERFVHELHDEETSSEHAPHLQSEHSHLHALSEHSKDGTEPEIAPIMAKKRKLAEAACNGNLPLDVHNEASNTILPRPMVLVRDEKSSFSFSDIKDIKAELHNSNSNSGPLLAKLSAAGAQLSTPSSTTAPLPPRHSFTVPIFALHGQGNYYVPLNVDFNALVPYLNGVDLLEKSYTSMPVVHPININVNFMSSSASLLAAAAAAAAVAAGKQQAVVAPTANTLSASSAAVQAAAAAAVAKAKLEQAISNSW is encoded by the exons ATGAACTCCTGCTTGGCTGATTTATCCCGCCTCATACCGCCACAGTATCAGCGCAAGGGGCGTGGCCGCATCGAGAAGACCGAAATCATTGAGATGGCCATCCGACACCTGAAGCACTTGCAGAGCGAGTGCCTCCAAAAGGAGAGCGAGTACCGCAGCGGTTACATGGACTGCATGAAGGAGGCGGCAAAGTTCCTCTACGATAGCCAAATGCAGGACTTTTGCTATCGACTTTTGGCCCGCCTGCAGGAGCATATTGACGAGGTGTTCAAAG CTGACTGTTACAAATCCACCCGCAGCTGCCACATGCCGGATAATGTGAGCGCCTCCAGTGGCAGCCCGCATCAGGCATATCATCAGCCTCTGTGCCATTTGCGCGAAATTCAGGGCGCCTCTGAACACAGCAGTGACCATAATGATGTCAAAGATCTGAGTTTTCGCAATCATCTCAATCAGCTGCAGCGTAGTCATCAAGCAGCCGCGGCggccgttgctgctgccgctgtgaCCAATGCCAGCACTTCCAGTACCAGCATGGAGCGCCAAAGTCCGAGTAAGCTTGCTGTGGGCAGCGGAAATGGCATGGTCAATGGCATCGCTACCGATAATGTACCCACCAATTCAACAGGCTCCAACACTGCAAGCAGCAATGCGGCTAGTTCGACTACATCGACATCCACTTGCCACACGTTGGCGAAGACGCCTGTGGCcgctgttgccattgctgcCCACCAGCAGCCGCATCAGGCGCCAGTGATTACATCGACGGCGCCTCATCATCACACAGACAGTAGTCAGCACGATTTTGAGTCTTCGCGTGAACCGTTGCTTCATACGGATACCTCCAACATGCACTCGCCCCCACCGCGGGACtcactgctgcagcagcatgcTCATTTGGCCCATAATCATCACACAACTGATAGCCTAATGTCGCTGCGGATGCGCAACTACTCGGAATCCTCGCATGAGATtgaacacaacaacaattataagTACAAGAACCACATCAAGGAGCGTTTTGTGCACGAGCTACACGACGAGGAGACGAGCAGCGAGCACGCCCCCCACCTGCAGAGCGAGCACTCGCACTTGCACGCACTTTCCGAACACTCCAAGGACGGTACCGAGCCTGAGATAGCACCCATAATGGCCAAGAAGCGTAAGCTGGCTGAAGCAGCCTGCAATGGAAACCTTCCGCTGGATGTGCACAATGAGGCTAGCAACACAATTCTGCCACGTCCCATGGTGTTGGTGCGCGACGAAAAGTCCTCTTTTAGCTTCAGTGATATTAAGGACATCAAAGCGGAGCTACACAATAGCAACTCCAACTCCGGTCCGCTACTGGCTAAGCTGAGCGCTGCAGGCGCACAGTTAAGCACACCCAGCAGCACGACGGCGCCCCTGCCACCCCGTCACTCGTTTACTGTACCTATCTTTGCGTTGCACGGACAGGGTAACTACTATGTTCCACTTAATGTGGATTTCAATGCACTGGTGCCGTACCTCAACGGTGTAGATCTGCTCGAGAAGAGCTACACAAGCATGCCCGTGGTGCATCCCATCAACATAAACGTCAACTTTATGTCCAGCTCGGCATCATTGttagcggctgctgctgctgccgctgctgttgctgccggtAAGCAACAGGCCGTGGTCGCCCCAACCGCTAACACACTAAGCGCTAGCTCAGCAGCCGTGcaggcggctgctgctgccgctgtggcTAAGGCCAAGCTGGAGCAGGCCATTAGCAACAGCTGGTAA
- the mthl11 gene encoding probable G-protein coupled receptor Mth-like 11 isoform X2 encodes MRNVAFALGILSALIAAIMADISGCDYFDTVDLTNSHKFENGTYLYEDILIPKEKVGLYDYQILFNGDREPVPEHTRGCACQIKSCVRFCCDPQKLLVKGEGICEGNINLNYSSILNITMHDGAEVEKDVMEFIVQKHLPVPCNDHLMLNAAGNENHGWTLFENGTLVRHFDGEHLSKRDYCLQPIHRPNSQLLYELQPHHCLPPTEKTNAYIQTVSIFCLAIIIVVYLYLPNFKSIHGKCCTCYFTCLTASFLMIVVVSFGWVDKKYSLICFLIGYSGYYAIMATFLWLLLINYNLWKTFNNIGVGRRSRFMNYNIFVWSVAAIFLMITCLADFLYEVDENEEDPNMFIFKPGVGLYSCWINIYDVSAMIYFYGPILLLIVCNTTFFIKTAMRIFVQNKNNKRQLKKTECQHNLRNLTNFEMFFRLFIIVGVIWFLEIISYLCTLFNVNSMWVNFADMLTSGQGVILFVVTIIKKDVLKPIAERIVKRKSRTDMSHTSTSTPLTEICLLPKTERTSSERAQ; translated from the exons atgaggAATGTAGCATTTGCTCTTGGTATACTCAGTGCACTCATTGCTGCAATAATGGCAGATATTTCCGGCTGCGATTATTTTGATACTGTCGACCTTACGAATAGCCACAAATTCGAGAATGGAACATATCTATACGAGGATATATTAATACCAAAGGAGAAAGTCGGCCTATACGACTACCAGATATTGTTTAATGGGGACCGCGAGCCGGTGCCCGAGCACACAAGAGGATGTGCCTGCCAAATCAAGTCGTGTGTGCGCTTTTGTTGTGATCCTCAAAAGTTACTTGTTAAAGGAGAGGGGATATGTGAAggcaatattaatttaaactaTAGCTCTATTTTGAATATAACAATGCATGATGGCGCAGAAGTAGAAAAGGATGTTATGGAATTTATTGTGCAAAAGCATCTCCCTGTGCCTTGTAACGACCATCTAATGCTTAACGCCGCTGGAAACGAAAACCATGGTTGGACTTTGTTTGAG AACGGTACTCTGGTCCGTCATTTCGATGGAGAGCACTTATCTAAGCGTGACTATTGCCTGCAACCAATTCATCGACCGAATAGCCAGCTCCTCTATGAACTACAACCTCACCATTGCCTGCCACCAACTGAGAAGACCAACGCATATA TCCAGACGGTGTCGATATTCTGCCTGGCTATTATAATTGTGGTATACCTGTATCTGCCGAATTTTAAATCAATCCACGGAAAATGTTGCACATGTTACTTCACTTGCCTAACTGCCAGCTTCCTCatgattgttgttgtaagtTTTGGATGGGTCGACAAAAAATACAGTCTCATATGCTTTTTGATAG GTTATAGTGGCTATTATGCAATCATGGCAACATTCTTGTGGCTTTTGTTGATAAACTACAATTTGTGGAAGACATTTAACAACATTGGAGTTGGCCGAAGGTCCCGATTTATGaattacaatatttttgtttggagTGTTGCGGCCATCTTTCTTATGATTACATGCTTGGCTGATTTCTTATACGAAGTCGATGAGAATGAGGAGGAtccaaatatgtttatatttaaaccTGGCGTTGGGCTTTATTCGTGTTGGATCAATA TTTATGATGTGTCGGCTATGATCTATTTTTATGGCCCAATATTACTTTTGATTGTATGcaatacaacattttttattaaaactgCAATGCggatatttgtgcaaaataaaaataacaaacgcCAGTTGAAAAAAACGGAATGCCAGCATAACTTAAGGAATCTGACCAA tttcgaaatgttttttcgtttaTTCATTATTGTGGGCGTGATCTGGTTTCTTGAAATCATTTCATATCTTTGTACACTTTTTAACGTAAATTCAATGTGGGTTAATTTTGCTGATATGCTCACATCTGGCCAAGGTGTCATATTGTTCGTAGTAACAATCATAAAAAAAGATGTCTTAAAACCCATTGCTGAACG AATTGTAAAAAGGAAGTCCCGAACTGATATGTCACATACGTCAACATCTACTCCACTAACTGAAATTTGTTTGCTGCCAAAAACTGAGAGAACGTCTTCAGAGCGAGCACAATAG
- the mthl11 gene encoding probable G-protein coupled receptor Mth-like 11 isoform X1, with product MLQGFYIQADNWSELLIIIMRNVAFALGILSALIAAIMADISGCDYFDTVDLTNSHKFENGTYLYEDILIPKEKVGLYDYQILFNGDREPVPEHTRGCACQIKSCVRFCCDPQKLLVKGEGICEGNINLNYSSILNITMHDGAEVEKDVMEFIVQKHLPVPCNDHLMLNAAGNENHGWTLFENGTLVRHFDGEHLSKRDYCLQPIHRPNSQLLYELQPHHCLPPTEKTNAYIQTVSIFCLAIIIVVYLYLPNFKSIHGKCCTCYFTCLTASFLMIVVVSFGWVDKKYSLICFLIGYSGYYAIMATFLWLLLINYNLWKTFNNIGVGRRSRFMNYNIFVWSVAAIFLMITCLADFLYEVDENEEDPNMFIFKPGVGLYSCWINIYDVSAMIYFYGPILLLIVCNTTFFIKTAMRIFVQNKNNKRQLKKTECQHNLRNLTNFEMFFRLFIIVGVIWFLEIISYLCTLFNVNSMWVNFADMLTSGQGVILFVVTIIKKDVLKPIAERIVKRKSRTDMSHTSTSTPLTEICLLPKTERTSSERAQ from the exons ATGCTGCAAGGCTTCTACATCCAGGCGGATAACTGGAGTGAGTTATTG ataataataatgaggAATGTAGCATTTGCTCTTGGTATACTCAGTGCACTCATTGCTGCAATAATGGCAGATATTTCCGGCTGCGATTATTTTGATACTGTCGACCTTACGAATAGCCACAAATTCGAGAATGGAACATATCTATACGAGGATATATTAATACCAAAGGAGAAAGTCGGCCTATACGACTACCAGATATTGTTTAATGGGGACCGCGAGCCGGTGCCCGAGCACACAAGAGGATGTGCCTGCCAAATCAAGTCGTGTGTGCGCTTTTGTTGTGATCCTCAAAAGTTACTTGTTAAAGGAGAGGGGATATGTGAAggcaatattaatttaaactaTAGCTCTATTTTGAATATAACAATGCATGATGGCGCAGAAGTAGAAAAGGATGTTATGGAATTTATTGTGCAAAAGCATCTCCCTGTGCCTTGTAACGACCATCTAATGCTTAACGCCGCTGGAAACGAAAACCATGGTTGGACTTTGTTTGAG AACGGTACTCTGGTCCGTCATTTCGATGGAGAGCACTTATCTAAGCGTGACTATTGCCTGCAACCAATTCATCGACCGAATAGCCAGCTCCTCTATGAACTACAACCTCACCATTGCCTGCCACCAACTGAGAAGACCAACGCATATA TCCAGACGGTGTCGATATTCTGCCTGGCTATTATAATTGTGGTATACCTGTATCTGCCGAATTTTAAATCAATCCACGGAAAATGTTGCACATGTTACTTCACTTGCCTAACTGCCAGCTTCCTCatgattgttgttgtaagtTTTGGATGGGTCGACAAAAAATACAGTCTCATATGCTTTTTGATAG GTTATAGTGGCTATTATGCAATCATGGCAACATTCTTGTGGCTTTTGTTGATAAACTACAATTTGTGGAAGACATTTAACAACATTGGAGTTGGCCGAAGGTCCCGATTTATGaattacaatatttttgtttggagTGTTGCGGCCATCTTTCTTATGATTACATGCTTGGCTGATTTCTTATACGAAGTCGATGAGAATGAGGAGGAtccaaatatgtttatatttaaaccTGGCGTTGGGCTTTATTCGTGTTGGATCAATA TTTATGATGTGTCGGCTATGATCTATTTTTATGGCCCAATATTACTTTTGATTGTATGcaatacaacattttttattaaaactgCAATGCggatatttgtgcaaaataaaaataacaaacgcCAGTTGAAAAAAACGGAATGCCAGCATAACTTAAGGAATCTGACCAA tttcgaaatgttttttcgtttaTTCATTATTGTGGGCGTGATCTGGTTTCTTGAAATCATTTCATATCTTTGTACACTTTTTAACGTAAATTCAATGTGGGTTAATTTTGCTGATATGCTCACATCTGGCCAAGGTGTCATATTGTTCGTAGTAACAATCATAAAAAAAGATGTCTTAAAACCCATTGCTGAACG AATTGTAAAAAGGAAGTCCCGAACTGATATGTCACATACGTCAACATCTACTCCACTAACTGAAATTTGTTTGCTGCCAAAAACTGAGAGAACGTCTTCAGAGCGAGCACAATAG
- the cwo gene encoding transcription factor cwo isoform X1 produces MEPYWSEANGHAAHPVKYESEAAVSSFPYCTESSLNFSTSATAYSEDDAEYATGRRNKTSRQDPLSHRIIEKRRRDRMNSCLADLSRLIPPQYQRKGRGRIEKTEIIEMAIRHLKHLQSECLQKESEYRSGYMDCMKEAAKFLYDSQMQDFCYRLLARLQEHIDEVFKADCYKSTRSCHMPDNVSASSGSPHQAYHQPLCHLREIQGASEHSSDHNDVKDLSFRNHLNQLQRSHQAAAAAVAAAAVTNASTSSTSMERQSPSKLAVGSGNGMVNGIATDNVPTNSTGSNTASSNAASSTTSTSTCHTLAKTPVAAVAIAAHQQPHQAPVITSTAPHHHTDSSQHDFESSREPLLHTDTSNMHSPPPRDSLLQQHAHLAHNHHTTDSLMSLRMRNYSESSHEIEHNNNYKYKNHIKERFVHELHDEETSSEHAPHLQSEHSHLHALSEHSKDGTEPEIAPIMAKKRKLAEAACNGNLPLDVHNEASNTILPRPMVLVRDEKSSFSFSDIKDIKAELHNSNSNSGPLLAKLSAAGAQLSTPSSTTAPLPPRHSFTVPIFALHGQGNYYVPLNVDFNALVPYLNGVDLLEKSYTSMPVVHPININVNFMSSSASLLAAAAAAAAVAAGKQQAVVAPTANTLSASSAAVQAAAAAAVAKAKLEQAISNSW; encoded by the exons atggagCCTTACTGGAGCGAAGCAAACGGTCATGCCGCACATCCGGTTAAGTATGAGAG CGAAGCAGCTGTCTCCAGTTTTCCTTATTGCACAGAATCtagtttaaatttttcaaCATCGGCAACAGCATACAGCGAGGATGATGCTGAATATGCCACCGGAAGACGTAATAAAACATCGAGG CAAGATCCATTGTCGCATCGCATCATTGAGAAGCGGCGACGCGATCGCATGAACTCCTGCTTGGCTGATTTATCCCGCCTCATACCGCCACAGTATCAGCGCAAGGGGCGTGGCCGCATCGAGAAGACCGAAATCATTGAGATGGCCATCCGACACCTGAAGCACTTGCAGAGCGAGTGCCTCCAAAAGGAGAGCGAGTACCGCAGCGGTTACATGGACTGCATGAAGGAGGCGGCAAAGTTCCTCTACGATAGCCAAATGCAGGACTTTTGCTATCGACTTTTGGCCCGCCTGCAGGAGCATATTGACGAGGTGTTCAAAG CTGACTGTTACAAATCCACCCGCAGCTGCCACATGCCGGATAATGTGAGCGCCTCCAGTGGCAGCCCGCATCAGGCATATCATCAGCCTCTGTGCCATTTGCGCGAAATTCAGGGCGCCTCTGAACACAGCAGTGACCATAATGATGTCAAAGATCTGAGTTTTCGCAATCATCTCAATCAGCTGCAGCGTAGTCATCAAGCAGCCGCGGCggccgttgctgctgccgctgtgaCCAATGCCAGCACTTCCAGTACCAGCATGGAGCGCCAAAGTCCGAGTAAGCTTGCTGTGGGCAGCGGAAATGGCATGGTCAATGGCATCGCTACCGATAATGTACCCACCAATTCAACAGGCTCCAACACTGCAAGCAGCAATGCGGCTAGTTCGACTACATCGACATCCACTTGCCACACGTTGGCGAAGACGCCTGTGGCcgctgttgccattgctgcCCACCAGCAGCCGCATCAGGCGCCAGTGATTACATCGACGGCGCCTCATCATCACACAGACAGTAGTCAGCACGATTTTGAGTCTTCGCGTGAACCGTTGCTTCATACGGATACCTCCAACATGCACTCGCCCCCACCGCGGGACtcactgctgcagcagcatgcTCATTTGGCCCATAATCATCACACAACTGATAGCCTAATGTCGCTGCGGATGCGCAACTACTCGGAATCCTCGCATGAGATtgaacacaacaacaattataagTACAAGAACCACATCAAGGAGCGTTTTGTGCACGAGCTACACGACGAGGAGACGAGCAGCGAGCACGCCCCCCACCTGCAGAGCGAGCACTCGCACTTGCACGCACTTTCCGAACACTCCAAGGACGGTACCGAGCCTGAGATAGCACCCATAATGGCCAAGAAGCGTAAGCTGGCTGAAGCAGCCTGCAATGGAAACCTTCCGCTGGATGTGCACAATGAGGCTAGCAACACAATTCTGCCACGTCCCATGGTGTTGGTGCGCGACGAAAAGTCCTCTTTTAGCTTCAGTGATATTAAGGACATCAAAGCGGAGCTACACAATAGCAACTCCAACTCCGGTCCGCTACTGGCTAAGCTGAGCGCTGCAGGCGCACAGTTAAGCACACCCAGCAGCACGACGGCGCCCCTGCCACCCCGTCACTCGTTTACTGTACCTATCTTTGCGTTGCACGGACAGGGTAACTACTATGTTCCACTTAATGTGGATTTCAATGCACTGGTGCCGTACCTCAACGGTGTAGATCTGCTCGAGAAGAGCTACACAAGCATGCCCGTGGTGCATCCCATCAACATAAACGTCAACTTTATGTCCAGCTCGGCATCATTGttagcggctgctgctgctgccgctgctgttgctgccggtAAGCAACAGGCCGTGGTCGCCCCAACCGCTAACACACTAAGCGCTAGCTCAGCAGCCGTGcaggcggctgctgctgccgctgtggcTAAGGCCAAGCTGGAGCAGGCCATTAGCAACAGCTGGTAA